One Betaproteobacteria bacterium DNA window includes the following coding sequences:
- a CDS encoding TonB-dependent receptor — MAVELGATWSPDARTTAFASATRHFRNPNLDELLLATTDLHSQHGTTFEAGIRSRPGERVELSATAFLMRVVDEISFGSNAFGAISLNRNLAEPTRRFGGEGGTSLERHEPVGGPGQRGLRRAEARPDGNRHSSGSTDHGAPGSGVVPVSTVAGNAHEPPPARATMATISPIRSFPGCRRTRSSMQRCDSTTGRSR, encoded by the coding sequence ATGGCGGTCGAACTGGGCGCCACCTGGAGCCCGGACGCCCGGACTACCGCGTTCGCCTCCGCGACTCGTCATTTCCGTAATCCGAATCTCGACGAACTGCTGCTCGCCACGACCGATCTGCACTCCCAGCATGGAACGACATTCGAGGCCGGGATCCGTTCGCGTCCCGGCGAGCGCGTCGAACTGTCGGCCACCGCGTTCCTGATGCGCGTCGTCGACGAGATCTCGTTCGGTTCCAACGCGTTCGGCGCCATCAGCCTCAATCGGAATCTTGCGGAACCCACGCGACGATTCGGGGGCGAGGGCGGAACTTCGCTGGAGCGCCACGAGCCGGTTGGCGGTCCGGGCCAACGTGGGCTACGTCGTGCCGAAGCTCGCCCGGACGGGAACCGACATTCCTCTGGTTCCACGGACCACGGCGCTCCTGGATCTGGAGTGGTCCCCGTTTCCACGGTGGCAGGCAACGCTCACGAACCGCCACCGGCTCGCGCTACGATGGCAACGATTTCACCAATTCGCAGTTTCCCCGGCTGCCGGCGCACACGCTCGTCGATGCAACGCTGCGATTCGACAACGGGTCGTTCACGTTGA